A region from the Lytechinus variegatus isolate NC3 chromosome 6, Lvar_3.0, whole genome shotgun sequence genome encodes:
- the LOC121417356 gene encoding uncharacterized protein LOC121417356 isoform X3 — MYSYRPSSTAMGATEVIRPSSGTQPQGHRARVSGSSPLSSAGSTGSHRNKKLLKSYHDFTMQIFSSGQGAGENDNLFVAAVRSGDYERVENILQRRSHEVVNVDARDRETGNTALMWAVIKGHIKLIRLLLKYGADVTLRNAATECVLDLTEDRQIRKLLLESVLRKGVSPRHLLQAAWQGNAQVVRQLLNESKILDINCRNSDGFTPLLLVTRDVDLFESIGSALESYDPLAVIEELLRHRADPIATDRESHTALHYVSSGSSQLTDELAIRLMAIPSLANSCDGRSVAPIHVASKSGSVDVVVALLDHGVDVNTRGYAGSTPLHLSAQAGQTQVANTLLNHGADITIVDDSGNTAVDVAKTKRMKSVLRDAWMEVTDNKQAEVLSPVKPPSRLEDRSPRQTRVHSLTSTSPPSEGHGNRMMQKFSEAHRALQEEEQLLKDVEAGRYTPGLHTKTLNLLRTPSRNSPLLTTTNRAPAPPKTPRVLDPLASPASKTKSSEGQGSKKPRRSLTFSGRVNSGSKEQRSRGHSKLSKTRYFYISADPTNLQASGDGPQVPVTVVGLDLDDNLRDVRFQRIVPHGAKQLDRHASTQSDTSLHKHRGGSTHHRLSDPSLADVAKAYHTFCNKDISTSPALAHVPPIRTSQLLNLEQMHLRLTSPSPNPEASGLYPTSRSVLPHSPGNFGDNRHLQETIFEFEDEEGGDGDKNEMPTMRLNLEEVVEDEESRGHQGSLQNRTVMFNIEASRVNPLKDSSDSGQGSSRSTVSHTSSAASLVMSSPSPQLEVDRKEAAKNRLGIKMTPSATKVPDERIALFQRAQMKLPSLGRASPAIKQSQGQKTKRQTSEECLSVLSMSSINAVMSPDVGNAKDMTKEDNQTKSSAIGNDLDRQLQGQQNSLNRQGGKRKISLEDNALLLETRKRSLSSTSESKTLTPGASSQSSHPLPLSGGSGTALVKKADERLSIDSMAENTSKKNTALVTPLCATKGTATPACPSTKSSPHQKTAQIFSCKNAQPSANTARKMADKNPKAQSSVPGTQNGTKGEKKSTLVSASKPVVRTLEVLPVAKVDSKTSGKQSEKDTNKSDDQESSKVDKSVVKTEVKMPKEKPITSRDAVKPDKTRKSESKTVINSKGKTGHVSSSMKSSVKQEDHGSGLVKPASDLHNKNACNKTDKKTVTSKSQREPGGGPEGNSAISVKKGAAAPTNKATSKTKNDQGKVKTGRKEEAEKKVITWRISCDDDDDSSESDFDNEQQRFVEEDIPVLGRDRKEQKVLRKGSTVPPCTKTDDFQDLAESSDAEDVFEEVIFSDEEDTPTDISKAKTKLIKDPSKISSKHQKPLTSQGSKAVQKSTVKPPAATKKPTPGAQQQKSVVKESAKAKGTLVKKPLKRETPNEMVKGKVAVKGMSVTKTLSKEPSPTDNTNTHKAAEKSILTISRQKPLNTLTSSKVEKEINKAKQPPEKNSSNALKQKPSEVMKDGRSDVKAMDIKEKTVLKTVQKNANVKNAASPAKVQNSSVSSKVDNKQDAPEVRSSVAIESRKEDPIKVSERPEVVANESKGVSSTELGESSDVIPAGQDYIDPAVKVVTSEQGDDVHLNPISPKEPKPGNNSFRKGKYKSPNNSPRDFAVSEVAVPEKKPVRDPMAAKQSPVIMDIVEMFKSASSGTSPDVKLEVLGKIKDRVASVKGPVKKLVKNVPKKVSGTVQAKGNKGKSKDRVGSGGKSKGRIGSGGSRSGDGSKVMKKTKKSSGRTKSKKKMKEVNYSLLPDSEQNTTAFITGQGWSIKTSRNENDDVILQENNQDDSSDDDMGNLELPNLGESQLSPHNSLKLDELVVMRSISLEEKKNLVNILSPLEMNAPYFIPDTMGTIKEFADSLKSDSSEMSAVKAAVRDNHSDSQTQGNVTESVDPREERSVAHAETDSSNLDHKRNTDTKKSPPVPDVRVRKSSTHSQMDNDIHDPEHDSRHLGLTGELSNYDTNPELLKVFRIKDHYETVSSQGSRRTSIASDEEAVREHLSLILNKPDSGSDANEDQGGSNMRGQSGEDSPGQRREPKGNVLKKKPPLPKLLQQHQIQSSIRPSPRRASEPNLPPPDADSTSFSVTPIKKLEQKREENKSQVSTIKNSLPDKKFSPPSSSTKKQRGKSVGDVPSDASGKDRGQSSSTTSLPIKSSIIEEDGHQDSADEDWVEEEEPLARHVQTLTEKTLQEFEIIAQSVDTATTSVIHTRPPSSAGGQSIHTARSSIRSVSPSPRVRDVINVQGGDQEEREFLNQSIALSETSSEVFRDFNDTGESVVNSHDTSVSSSMISSTDRSLSANTTVSESEGTELLHWKKGNLLGKGAFGTVYCGLTNTGQLLAVKQVELSERDKEKAKQQYQKLQEEVQLLKTLCHKNIVGFLGVSLEENMVNIFMQFIPGGSIASLLARFGSLDETVFCRYTKQILEGTQYLHENDVIHRDIKGANIMLMSTGVIKLIDFGCAKRLCIQISRSQNVLKSMRGTPYWMAPEVIMETGHGKKSDIWSIGCTVFEMATRKPPWSDMPPMAAIFAIGSGGPVPQMPDKFSEDAKTFVNACLTR, encoded by the exons GTCGTCAACGTCGATGCCCGAGACCGGGAAACGGGGAACACCGCCCTGATGTGGGCAGTAATCAAAGGTCACATCAAGCTGATCCGGCTCCTCCTCAAGTACGGAGCGGACGTGACGCTGCGCAACGCTGCCACGGAGTGCGTCCTGGACCTGACAGAGGACCGTCAGATCCGGAAGCTACTCCTGGAGTCTGTCCTGAGGAAGGGGGTGTCTCCCAGGCATCTCCTGCAAGCGGCCTGGCAAGGGAACGCACAGGTTGTCAGGCAACTCTTG aatgaaagtaaaattttgGACATCAATTGCAGGAATTCTGATGGATTCACACCGCTATTACTGGTTACTAGAGACGTAGATTTATTTGAATCAA TTGGATCAGCCCTAGAGTCCTACGACCCTCTCGCCGTCATCGAAGAACTCCTTCGCCACCGAGCAGACCCCATCGCCACCGACCGTGAGAGCCACACCGCCTTGCATTATGTCTCCTCTGGCAGCTCCCAACTCACCGACGAACTAGCCATCAGGCTCATGGCCATTCCTTCCTTGGCCAATTCCTGCGACGGACGATCCGTTGCGCCTATCCACGTTGCCTCGAAGAGCGGGAGTGTTGATGTCGTGGTAGCGCTTCTAGATCACGGGGTTGATGTCAATACAAGAGGTTATGCTGGGTCAACGCCGCTCCATTTATCG gCTCAAGCTGGTCAAACTCAGGTCGCCAACACCTTGCTAAACCATGGTGCTGATATCACCATAGTGGATGACAGCGGTAACACTGCTGTCGATGTAGCTAAGACGAAGAGGATGAAATCTGTGTTAAGAG ATGCATGGATGGAGGTAACGGACAACAAACAAGCAGAGGTGCTGAGTCCCGTCAAGCCACCGTCTCGTCTGGAAGATCGTAGTCCTAGGCAGACTAGAGTACATAGTCTTACATCCACATCACCACCCTCCGAGGGGCATGGAA ATCGAATGATGCAGAAGTTTTCCGAGGCTCATAGAGCACTACAGGAAGAGGAACAACTTCTGAAGGACGTAGAAGCCGGTCGTTATACTCCTGG ACTTCACACAAAAACGCTGAATCTCCTGAGGACCCCTTCCCGCAACTCACCCCTCCTAACCACCACCAACCGAGCCCCTGCCCCTCCCAAGACACCCCGGGTCCTGGACCCTCTCGCAAGCCCCGCCTCCAAGACCAAATCCTCTGAAGGTCAAGGGTCAAAGAAGCCACGAAGGTCACTGACCTTCTCTGGTCGGGTGAACAGTGGATCCAAGGAACAGAGGTCAAGAGGTCACAGCAAGCTCAGCAAGACGAGAT ATTTTTATATTTCAGCGGACCCGACAAATCTTCAGGCCAGTGGAGACGGACCTCAAGTACCTGTTACTGTAGTAGGCCTGGACCTAGATGATAATCTGAGGGATGTCAG GTTTCAGCGCATAGTGCCCCATGGTGCCAAACAACTCGATCGACACGCCTCAACCCAGAGCGACACATCCCTCCACAAACATAGGGGGGGATCTACCCACCATCGCTTATCAGACCCAAGCCTAGCTGATGTAGCCAAGGCCTACCATACATTCTGCAATAAGGATATATCAACCAGCCCGGCGTTGGCTCATGTTCCGCCGATACGCACGTCGCAGCTCTTGAATCTTG AACAAATGCATTTGCGGCTGACATCGCCGAGCCCCAACCCTGAGGCATCAGGTCTGTACCCAACCTCTCGCAGTGTTCTTCCACACTCGCCAGGGAACTTTGGTGACAATCGCCACCTACAGGAAACCATCTTTGAGTTTGAGGATGAGgaaggtggtgatggtgataagaATGAGATGCCAACAATGAGGCTGAACTTGGAAGAAGTTGTCGAGGACGAGGAGAGCAGAGGTCATCAAGGTTCGCTCCAGAATCGCACTGTCATGTTCAACATTGAAGCTAGTCGTGTCAACCCCCTCAAAGATAGTTCTGATTCGGGTCAGGGATCATCCAGGTCAACGGTTAGCCACACCTCCTCTGCTGCGAGCCTTGTCATGTCCAGCCCAAGTCCGCAGCTTGAAGTAGACCGCAAGGAAGCTGCAAAGAATCGCTTGGGGATCAAGATGACACCATCTGCCACCAAGGTTCCAGATGAGAGAATTGCACTTTTTCAAAGGGCGCAGATGAAACTTCCAAGCCTTGGTCGGGCCTCGCCTGCCATCAAACAGTCTCAAGGACAAAAGACAAAACGACAGACAAGTGAAGAGTGCCTTTCCGTGCTGTCCATGTCCTCTATAAATGCTGTCATGTCTCCAGATGTAGGAAATGCCAAAGATATGACGAAGGAAGACAACCAGACCAAGTCCTCAGCAATTGGCAATGATCTCGATCGGCAGTTGCAGGGTCAACAGAATAGTTTAAATCGGCAGGGTGGCAAACGGAAGATATCTCTTGAGGACAATGCCTTGTTACTTGAAACAAGGAAACGATCTCTATCTTCCACCAGTGAATCAAAGACACTTACTCCAGGTGCATCTAGTCAGTCCAGCCATCCCTTGCCTCTGTCAGGAGGCAGTGGGACAGCATTGGTAAAAAAGGCTGACGAGCGATTATCTATAGACAGTATGGCTGAGAACACGTCGAAGAAAAACACTGCCCTTGTGACTCCGTTATGTGCCACCAAAGGTACAGCGACCCCAGCTTGCCCTTCCACCAAATCTTCGCCCCATCAGAAAACGGCACAAATCTTTTCTTGTAAGAATGCACAACCTTCAGCGAATACCGCTAGGAAAATGGCTGATAAGAACCCAAAGGCTCAATCTTCCGTACCTGGGACACAAAATGGTACCAAGGGAGAGAAGAAATCAACGCTTGTCAGTGCCTCCAAACCGGTTGTTCGAACATTAGAAGTCTTGCCCGTTGCCAAAGTAGACAGCAAAACATCTGGAAAGCAATCTGAAAAGGACACCAACAAAAGTGATGATCAGGAAAGCTCAAAGGTCGATAAATCTGTTGtgaaaacagaagtgaaaatgcCGAAGGAAAAACCAATTACAAGCCGTGATGCTGTTAAGCCAGACAAAACAAGGAAGTCAGAAAGTAAAACAGTAATCAACAGCAAGGGAAAGACTGGACATGTTTCAAGTAGTATGAAAAGTAGTGTGAAACAGGAGGACCATGGATCTGGTCTTGTTAAGCCTGCCTCAGATCTTCATAacaaaaatgcatgtaataagaCAGATAAAAAGACTGTTACTTCAAAATCACAGAGAGAACCTGGTGGAGGGCCTGAAGGGAATAGTGCAATAAGTGTAAAGAAGGGTGCTGCAGCTCCAACTAACAAAGCCActagtaaaacaaaaaatgaccaGGGTAAAGTGAAAAcagggagaaaagaagaagcTGAAAAGAAGGTGATCACTTGGAGAATatcatgtgatgatgatgatgattcatCAGAATCAGACTTTGATAATGAGCAACAGAGATTTGTTGAAGAAGACATTCCTGTTCTAGGGAGAGATCGGAAAGAGCAGAAGGTCTTACGGAAAGGAAGTACAGTTCCTCCATGCACAAAGACAGACGACTTTCAGGACCTTGCAGAAAGTAGTGATGCTGAGGATGTTTTTGAGGAAGTGATCTTCAGTGATGAAGAGGACACACCTACAGACATCAGTAAGGCTAAGACAAAGCTTATCAAGGATCCATCTAAGATATCCTCAAAGCACCAAAAGCCACTGACATCACAGGGATCCAAGGCAGTTCAAAAGTCCACAGTTAAACCCCCAGCAGCAACAAAGAAACCAACACCTGGTGCCCAACAGCAGAAGAGTGTTGTTAAGGAATCGGCTAAGGCAAAAGGAACCTTAGTTAAGAAGCCTCTTAAAAGAGAAACACCGAATGAGATGGTCAAAGGCAAGGTTGCCGTGAAAGGTATGTCAGTGACGAAGACACTGTCAAAGGAACCTAGTCCAACTGATAATACAAATACCCACAAGGCTGCAGAGAAAAGCATCTTGACTATTTCACGTCAGAAGCCTTTGAACACTTTAACCAGCAGCAAAGTCGAGAAAGAGATTAACAAGGCAAAGCAGCCGCCAGAGAAAAACAGCTCAAATGCTTTGAAGCAAAAGCCTTCTGAGGTTATGAAAGATGGTAGAAGTGATGTTAAAGCAATGGACATCAAAGAAAAGACAGTACTTAAAACCGTACAGAAAAATGCAAATGTGAAGAATGCTGCGTCACCGGCGAAAGTTCAGAACAGTTCTGTAAGTTCAAAAGTAGATAACAAGCAAGATGCTCCAGAGGTAAGGTCTAGTGTTGCAATAGAAAGCAGGAAGGAAGACCCTATTAAGGTCTCTGAGAGACCTGAAGTTGTAGCAAATGAATCTAAAGGTGTTTCTTCAACAGAACTAGGTGAAAGTTCAGATGTCATTCCTGCTGGTCAGGATTACATTGACCCTGCTGTAAAGGTTGTAACGTCAGAACAAGGTGATGACGTTCATCTGAACCCAATCAGTCCAAAAGAACCGAAACCTGGGAATAATTCCTTCAGGAAAGGGAAGTACAAGTCCCCAAACAACTCACCTCGTGATTTTGCTGTCTCAGAGGTGGCAGTGCCAGAAAAGAAGCCTGTCCGTGACCCAATGGCTGCCAAGCAGTCCCCAGTGATAATGGATATTGTTGAAATGTTTAAGTCTGCAAGTTCTGGAACATCCCCTGATGTCAAACTTGAGGTCTTAGGAAAGATCAAGGATCGTGTTGCTAGTGTAAAGGGTCCTGTCAAGAAGCTGGTGAAGAATGTTCCAAAGAAGGTCTCGGGTACTGTgcaagcaaaaggaaacaaggGAAAGAGCAAGGACAGAGTTGGCAGTGGTGGGAAGAGTAAAGGGAGAATTGGAAGTGGAGGAAGTCGGAGTGGTGATGGGTCAAAGGTTATGAAAAAGACCAAGAAATCGAGTGGAAGGACAAAgtcaaagaagaagatgaaggaaGTGAATTACAGCCTTTTGCCAGATTCAGAGCAAAACACCACTGCCTTCATCACAGGTCAGGGCTGGAGCATCAAGACCTCAAGGAATGAGAACGATGATGTTATCCTCCAGGAAAATAATCAGGATGATTCCTCGGACGATGATATGGGAAATCTCGAGCTTCCTAACCTTGGTGAATCGCAGCTCAGTCCGCACAACTCCCTGAAATTGGATGAGTTGGTCGTGATGAGGTCAATATCTctggaagaaaagaagaacTTGGTGAACATCTTGAGCCCGCTTGAGATGAATGCTCCTTACTTTATTCCAGACACCATGGGAACAATCAAAGAGTTTGCTGACTCTCTCAAAAGTGACTCTTCAGAGATGAGTGCTGTGAAAGCTGCGGTGAGGGACAATCATTCCGATTCTCAAACTCAAGGCAATGTGACTGAAAGTGTAGATCCAAGAGAGGAAAGGTCTGTGGCTCATGCGGAGACAGATTCGTCTAATCTTGATCACAAAAGGAATACTGATACTAAGAAGAGCCCTCCAGTTCCAGATGTAAGGGTTAGGAAAAGCAGCACCCATTCCCAGATGGATAATGACATACATGATCCTGAACATGACAGTAGACACCTTGGACTTACTGGAGAGCTGTCAAATTATGATACCAACCCTGAACTCCTCAAGGTTTTCCGCATCAAGGATCACTATGAGACGGTGTCTTCTCAAGGGTCACGTCGGACTTCCATCGCTTCAGACGAGGAAGCAGTGCGGGAACATCTAAGTTTGATTCTGAACAAACCGGACAGCGGGAGTGATGCGAATGAAGACCAAGGTGGAAGCAATATGAGAGGACAATCTGGTGAAGATTCACCAGGACAAAGAAGAGAGCCAAAGGGTAATGTCCTCAAGAAGAAGCCACCCTTACCAAAACTACTGCAGCAGCATCAGATCCAGTCTTCCATACGGCCCAGCCCAAGGCGAGCCAGTGAACCAAACTTACCACCTCCTGATGCTGACAGTACCTCCTTTTCTGTAACTCCCATCAAGAAACTTGAACAGAAGAGGGAAGAGAACAAGTCTCAAGTTTCAACAATAAAGAACAGTCTTCCAGATAAGAAGTTCAGCCCTCCGTCTTCTTCCACGAAGAAACAGCGTGGCAAATCCGTCGGAGATGTGCCTTCAGATGCCTCGGGCAAAGATCGTGGTCAGAGTTCAAGTACAACCAGCCTTCCCATCAAGTCCTCGATCATTGAGGAAGATGGTCACCAAGATTCTGCGGATGAAGATTGGGTCGAGGAGGAAGAGCCTCTTGCCAGACACGTCCAGACGCTGACGGAGAAGACACTCCAGGAATTCGAAATCATTGCTCAATCTGTTGATACCGCCACAACCTCTGTTATCCATACCCGACCTCCATCTTCAGCTGGTGGGCAGTCCATCCATACCGCCAGGAGCTCTATCAGGAGTGTCTCTCCTAGTCCTAGGGTGAGGGATGTCATCAATGTCCAAGGAGGTGACCAGGAAGAAAGAGAGTTTTTGAATCAGAGCATCGCGCTCTCGGAAACAAGCAGTGAGGTCTTTAGGGATTTCAACGATACTGGAGAG AGTGTTGTAAACAGTCACGATACATCAGTGTCATCCAGCATGATAAGTAGCACCGATCGTAGTCTTAGCGCTAACACCACGGTCTCGGAGTCTGAGGGGACTGAACTCCTCCATTGGAAGAAAGGCAACCTGCTTGGGAAAGGAGCATTTGGGACG GTGTACTGTGGGCTAACAAACACCGGTCAGCTGTTAGCCGTGAAGCAGGTCGAACTCAGCGAGAGAGACAAGGAGAAAGCCAAACAACAGTATCAGAAACTACAAGAAGAAGTACAACTTCTAAAGACACTTTGTCACAAGAACATTGTTGG CTTCCTTGGAGTGTCTTTAGAAGAGAACATGGTCAATATCTTCATGCAGTTCATCCCTGGTGGATCTATCGCATCACTTCTGGCTAGGTTTGGATCCCTTGATGAAACCGTCTTCTGTCGTTACACCAAACAGATCCTAGAAGGCACTCAGTACTTACATGAGAATGATGTCATACATAG GGACATCAAAGGAGCCAACATCATGTTGATGTCGACCGGGGTGATCAAGCTCATAGACTTTGGTTGTGCTAAGCGTCTATGTATCCAGATCAGTCGCAGTCAGAATGTACTCAAGTCAATGCGAGGGACACCGTACTGGATGGCGCCAGAGGTCATCATGGAGACGGGACATGGGAAGAAATCAGATATATG GTCCATTGGTTGTACAGTGTTTGAGATGGCGACACGTAAACCTCCTTGGTCTGACATGCCTCCCATGGCGGCTATCTTTGCCATCGGTTCCGGTGGCCCCGTTCCTCAGATGCCGGACAAGTTCTCTGAAGATGCGAAGACCTTTGTCAATGCTTGCCTAACAAGGTAA